The genomic region CCACGGCTGTGTGCCACTGGCCCCTCAATCTCCGAAGCCAAGACATTGCGTTCCATATCCGGGATAGCGGACCCATCGGTATCGACCCTGACTGTCACGTGGCCCGTCGGCGTCTCTTCGGCCGTAAGCTTGACTGTTGGGTCGGGCAGGTCGCTGTATTCCAGCGCGTTTTCGACAAGGATCTCCAGTATCAGGTCGATAGCCATCCTGTCACCCGACACCACCGCATCAGTGGGCGCTGCCTCAATGGTCGCCTTGGAATGTTGCTCTGTGAGGGCATCCCGGATATCACTGAGCAGTTGCTGGAGATGGACTGTCCCGCTTCGAAGGTCTCGTTCGATGACCCGGTCGAACGTCCGTGCTCGCTCGGCTAACGAGTCGAGTTCTTTCGAGGCGTTTTCGATTCTGTCGATGTGTCCGCTGGCAGCGTCAACGGAGAAGTCAGGCGAGTCGAGTTCTTTTTTGAGGAGTCTCGAATTACCCCGTATCACCGTCAGCTTGTTCCGGATGTTGTGCCGGAGAATTCGACTCATGACCATGAGCCGCTGCTCTCGCTCTTTGTCCTGAGTGATGTCGCGAACGATGCCTCGTAGTTTCGGTGTTCCGTCCCGGACAGTTTTTTCAGCCCGGAGTCGGAACCAGCGCTCGGTTTCGTCAGCGGTCTGACGGCGTGCTTCCAGTTCCATCGGTTCGCCGGTTTCACGACAGGTCTCAATAGCATCGCGAAGTGCCGCTCTATCGTTGGGGTGGTACTGCTCAAGGGCCTCCTCAAGTGTCGGATTGTACTCTGGCATTCCGTAAAGGCGCTTCATCCCGGCAGTGCCCTCTATCAGACCCGTTTCCAGATCGAGTTCCCACCCACCAACGTCGGCCAGGGTTTCGGTCCCGACGAGCCACTCCAGCTGTTCCTCTCGCTGTTTCAATCTCGTTGCGTCATCCAGACCAACGACGACGCGCTCAACGGTCCCGTCATCACCTAGGATGGGCGCGGCATTGCTCGAAAGCCACCGCTCATTCCCGTCAGCGAGTTCTATCCAGTGCTCGAACCCAAACACAGGCTCACCCGATTCGAGCACCCGCGTAACCGGGTGTTCTGAGTCGGGAATCGGCGTCCCGTCTTCGTAGTATATGTCCCACACCGGCTGGTTGTATCGTCTTTGGGTGATTTTATCTCGTTCAAGACCGAGTAGCTCCTCGGCACGATCATTAGCCAGCGAGATTCTGCCAGATCGTTCGACGACGACGATACCGACTGGACTAACCTCAAACACCCGCTCAAGGAGGGCCTGCTTTTCTCGCCGCCGCTTACGCTGTGTGATATCCTCCGCCAGCCATAGCACGCGCCCAACGCTATCACCGCCGACCGGCGTGACACGGGCCTCGAAGTATCGCTTTCCATGCTCGAGCGATAGCTGATACTCAATGTGCTGCTGCTCACCTGTTTCTAAAACGTCCTCGATAGTCGTGTAGAACTGGTCTGCCTGTGCTGTAGAGAAAATATCCCAGAGATCAGTTCCCAGTAGTGCTTCCGGATCTTTGAAAAATAATTCCCCGTTGTGAGCATTATCGATGACATCAACAAAGACACCGTTGGCGTCTAGAACGATAGCCGGATCGGAAATTATCTCACAAAGCCCGTTTAGCACGTCTTGATCGTGTAGAGATTCTTTGCTCATGTGTCAAATCCTATGCTTGTTGCTGGCCGACTCCGCATGGAAATGCGTCCGTAGTGTGTGGGAGGTATCATCCTAAGTTTTGCGCCATGCTATTCTATATAGCGGTGAAAGGTTTACAGGCCGAAGCGGCACGCATAAGCGGCCCGGGCGGGGAAAGGGGCGCATGAAGCTGCTTCGTCGGATATTCGAGGAGAAAGACTCGCAGCAGCGCGTCGGACTGTTCGTCGACGGCCCAAACGTGCTCAGGTCTGAGTTCGATGTCGATTTAGACGAGGTCCGGGATATTGCGGCTGAGTACGGCCCGCTGGCAGTCACTCGCCTCTACGTCGACCAGAACGCCTCGCCGGGACTCATCCAGGCCGCCGAGGCTCGCGGGTTCGAGGTTCGAACCACCAGCGGTGACGTTGATGTCCGACTTGCTGTTGACGCGACAGACGCCGCCGTCGCTGGCCAGATAGACGTGCTGGCCGTCGCCTCGCGGGATACGGATTTCAAGCCGGCGCTGGAAGTAGCCGCACGGGAAGGGATTAGAACGGTCGCCATCGCGCCGGGAGAGTACGGTCGCTCTGACGCGTTACGCAACGCGGCTGAAGACGCAGTAACGCTCTAAGGATCAGCCCATGACGGCAACTGTTTTTTCTGCCAGTACCATTGAGCACGTATGGATATCGACGACACGCCGGTACTGGACAACCACCTCCATCTCGACCCGGTCAACGGTCGGAACGTCGCGGCAGCCGAGGAGTTCGCGTCACAGGGTGGCACACACTTGCTGGTGCTCAACAAGCCGTCCTGGCATCTCGTCGAGACGGCCACCAATGAAGCGATCTTCCGAAAGGGGTTTGACCTGACCGTTGAGGCCGCCGCTGCAGCGACTGAGGTGCTGGACGGTCGCGCCTGGCCCGTCCTCGGTGTCCACCCGGCGCTAATTTCGAAGCTCGTCGACGACGGCTACACGCCGACCGAAGCGCGAGACATCATGCAGGCCGGCCTTGACGTGGCAGTGGAGTACGTCGAGAACGGTGACGCGCTCGCGATAAAGTCCGGCCGCCCACACTACGATGTGGACGACGCCGTCTGGGAGGCCTCGAACGAAGTGATGTGTCACGGGTTCGAACGCGCCGCCGACGTGGGCTGTGCGATACAGCTCCACACCGAGGGCGGCGAAGACTTCGAAGAAGTCGCTCGATGGGCCGAAGACCGCGGCCTTGACCGCACGCAGGTCGTCAAACACTACTCCGGCGGCCGACTCCGTGGCCCAGTCAAATCAGTACTTGCAGACAAAGACGAACTGGAAATCGCGGTCGAGTCCGACGAGCCGTTCCTAATGGAGACTGACTACATCGACGACCCGGACCGCCCCGGCGCGGTGCTTGGACCGA from Haloarcula sp. H-GB4 harbors:
- a CDS encoding PAS domain-containing sensor histidine kinase — translated: MSKESLHDQDVLNGLCEIISDPAIVLDANGVFVDVIDNAHNGELFFKDPEALLGTDLWDIFSTAQADQFYTTIEDVLETGEQQHIEYQLSLEHGKRYFEARVTPVGGDSVGRVLWLAEDITQRKRRREKQALLERVFEVSPVGIVVVERSGRISLANDRAEELLGLERDKITQRRYNQPVWDIYYEDGTPIPDSEHPVTRVLESGEPVFGFEHWIELADGNERWLSSNAAPILGDDGTVERVVVGLDDATRLKQREEQLEWLVGTETLADVGGWELDLETGLIEGTAGMKRLYGMPEYNPTLEEALEQYHPNDRAALRDAIETCRETGEPMELEARRQTADETERWFRLRAEKTVRDGTPKLRGIVRDITQDKEREQRLMVMSRILRHNIRNKLTVIRGNSRLLKKELDSPDFSVDAASGHIDRIENASKELDSLAERARTFDRVIERDLRSGTVHLQQLLSDIRDALTEQHSKATIEAAPTDAVVSGDRMAIDLILEILVENALEYSDLPDPTVKLTAEETPTGHVTVRVDTDGSAIPDMERNVLASEIEGPVAHSRGLGLWAVTWLVRRLGGSVTIDENLDGGTGVELVFPLARSE
- a CDS encoding NYN domain-containing protein, whose translation is MKLLRRIFEEKDSQQRVGLFVDGPNVLRSEFDVDLDEVRDIAAEYGPLAVTRLYVDQNASPGLIQAAEARGFEVRTTSGDVDVRLAVDATDAAVAGQIDVLAVASRDTDFKPALEVAAREGIRTVAIAPGEYGRSDALRNAAEDAVTL
- a CDS encoding TatD family hydrolase, which translates into the protein MDIDDTPVLDNHLHLDPVNGRNVAAAEEFASQGGTHLLVLNKPSWHLVETATNEAIFRKGFDLTVEAAAAATEVLDGRAWPVLGVHPALISKLVDDGYTPTEARDIMQAGLDVAVEYVENGDALAIKSGRPHYDVDDAVWEASNEVMCHGFERAADVGCAIQLHTEGGEDFEEVARWAEDRGLDRTQVVKHYSGGRLRGPVKSVLADKDELEIAVESDEPFLMETDYIDDPDRPGAVLGPKTVPRRVRWLLENGHDDAIRTAHVETPKAVYGIDTEATLER